One Pygocentrus nattereri isolate fPygNat1 chromosome 12, fPygNat1.pri, whole genome shotgun sequence DNA window includes the following coding sequences:
- the LOC108414963 gene encoding ADP-ribosylation factor-binding protein GGA1-like isoform X2, translating to MGQHSGVLSAGELGAGWLLEACMNNCGKRFRAEATKFRFLNELIKVLSPKFLGSWSSAQVKEKITEVLYSWTQWLKDEPKVQEAYRMLKKQGLVKSDPKLPDSVLMPPPSPRQEVSVFDDEDKAKLLSRLLKSGRPEDLETANRLIKSTVREEQEKMEKEGRRISTLEEVEKCTSELRLLLNQHTHHTAEMKDLYERCDRLRPNLFRLASDTLEDDETLAGILKWNDELSHVMNQYRERTQQEEREMGAEPMHNNDNSQEPVSPIRTYHLINFSVPGDSAPCGHTEDGGSLILLDEDSDPAYDSCSPRTEGTKSYLDELIQLDHAVRVSGSMETTCGNRDYSTHNAPVLSAMEEHMTRSEFIQPIITPGFPKPLPPTSLQDIHVPLGSIKPSHLKPITVFDRHSVRVSLHFTKETPPSRPDVAAFVISAVNTSALPVSDFLFLAAVPKTMQLKLQPATGTALPPYSPLLPPAAISQILLLSNPLRKPVRVRFRLTLTLGGETLKQDGEIDQFPEWDSWTDF from the exons CTGCTGGAGGCCTGCATGAATAACTGTGGGAAACGGTTCCGTGCTGAAGCTACAAAGTTCCGCTTCCTCAATGAACTCATTAAAGTTCTTTCACCAAAG tttttggGTTCCTGGAGTTCTGCTCAGGTGAAGGAGAAGATAACTGAGGTTCTGTACAGCTGGACTCAGTGGCTGAAGGACGAGCCGAAGGTGCAGGAGGCATATCGTATGCTGAAGAAACAAG gTCTGGTGAAGAGTGACCCGAAGCTGCCAGACAGCGTGTTGATGCCTCCTCCATCTCCGAGACAGGAAGTGTCAGTGTTTGATGATGAAGACAAAGCGAAG CTGCTGTCCAGGCTCCTGAAGAGTGGACGGCCTGAAGACCTGGAGACAGCTAACAGACTCATCAAGAGCACCGTCAGGGag GAGCAGgagaagatggagaaagagggCAGGCGTATCAGCACTTTAGAGGAAGTGGAGAAATGCACGTCAGAGCTACGACTGTTACtgaaccaacacacacaccacaccgcGGAGATGAAG GACCTGTACGAGCGCTGTGATCGTCTGAGGCCAAACCTGTTCAGACTGGCCAGCGACACCCTGGAGGACGATGAGACTTTAG CTGGAATTCTGAAGTGGAATGATGAGCTGAGCCATGTGATGAaccagtacagagagagaacgcagcaagaagaaagagagatgggggCGGAGCCTATGCACAACAACGACAACAGCCAGG AGCCTGTCAGTCCTATCAGGACATACCACCTCATTAACTTCTCTGTGCCGGGGGACAGCGCCCCCTGTGGCCACACTGAGGATGGCGGCTCTCTGATCCTGTTGGACGAGGACAGCGATCCTGCCTACG ATTCCTGCAGTCCGAGAACAGAGGGAACGAAATCGTACCTGGATGAGCTCATACAG CTGGATCACGCAGTGAGAGTTTCAGGCAGTATGGAGACGACCTGTGGGAACAGAGACTACAGTACCCACAATGCACCAGTATTATCTGCCAT GGAGGAGCACATGACTAGATCAGAATTCATTCAGCCAATCATTACTCCAGGTTTCCCCAAGCCCCTCCCACCCACCTCACTTCAGGACATCCATGTGCCTCTTGGATCCATTAAGCCCA GTCACTTAAAGCCGATAACAGTTTTTGACCGTCACAGTGTTCGTGTGTCTCTACACTTCACCAAAGAAACTCCGCCATCTCGGCCTGACGTCGCCGCCTTCGTCATCTCTGCTGTCAACACCTCTGCACTTCCTGTTTCTGACTTCCTGTTCCTGGCTGCTGTTCCCAAG ACCATGCAGCTGAAGCTGCAGCCGGCCACAGGAACTGCTCTGCCTCCGTACAGCCctctgctgccccctgctgCCATCTCCCAGATACTGCTGCTCTCCAACCCCCTCAGG AAGCCGGTCCGAGTGCGTTTCAGGCTGACTCTGACGCTCGGAGGGGAGACGCTCAAGCAGGACGGAGAAATCGACCAGTTCCCGGAGTGGGACAGCTGGACTGACTTTTGA